In Dermacentor silvarum isolate Dsil-2018 chromosome 2, BIME_Dsil_1.4, whole genome shotgun sequence, the following proteins share a genomic window:
- the LOC119442638 gene encoding ribitol 5-phosphate transferase FKRP, whose amino-acid sequence MMRHRWCRMFLGLICVNFFSVFIMWIYLDSKCPCYETSREGGDVRASGEAARQHQRSFAVPQGDHDYSAGGAMKMRNAAPLDDIYDLPNSLVTLVLREFEFYEHDLVETVRSFHTVFPRMPIVLFADDVPYPPLRFPREEFGPNITVVPLARDPGRHANATRLENYVKTDLVLFVPDSVRMTQPAIVTTMIKRIFKNPRQMVAVRIAGEMRRCLNLDVNLREWTLVYRKASRTAESHCDAFGGRHLLMVKSELVLSLSEPLVRPFPEALYVQTALRHVKIEIVDSLVAQNGRTLFTTEHNREKLRAATTSRRSQLYTNFGVKKVHQPGGEVTWHGCKRETSRCFGTVVDETPDYLYKGRWTPPCCLENLRRTARHVFAILERCKTRYWLEGGSLLGAARNHDIIPWDYDIDIGVYSDDVQRCEWLRNSQKGSVIDADGYVWEKATEGDFVRVQYSTTNRVHVDIFPFYSRNGVMTKDTWFKSHPQDREFPEHFLKPLSSILFVGVFASAPNNITQFLELKFGKGVVGKPQYPNPALLAYPKSTGA is encoded by the exons ATGATGCGCCATAGGTGGTGCCGTATGTTTCTCGGTCTCATATGCGTAAACTTTTTCTCGGTGTTTATTATGTGGATATATCTCGACAGCAAGTGCCCGTGCTACGAGACATCCCGTGAAGGCGGCGACGTCAGAGCCTCCGGGGAGGCGGCCCGGCAACATCAGCGCTCGTTCGCCGTGCCTCAGGGCGATCACGACTACAGTGCCGGAGGAGCTATGAAGATGCGCAACGCGGCCCCTCTCGACGACATCTACGACCTGCCGAACTCCCTCGTTACTCTCGTGCTGCGCGAGTTCGAATTCTATGAGCACGACCTAGTGGAGACCGTTCGCTCTTTTCACACGGTGTTTCCGCGCATGCCGATCGTGCTGTTTGCAGACGACGTGCCGTATCCGCCTCTGAGGTTTCCCCGAGAGGAATTCGGCCCGAACATCACTGTCGTCCCACTCGCCAGGGATCCGGGCCGCCACGCCAACGCTACGCGCTTGGAAAACTACGTTAAGACGGACCTGGTGTTGTTCGTGCCCGATTCCGTGCGCATGACGCAGCCGGCCATCGTCACCACCATGATCAAGCGCATCTTTAAGAACCCGCGCCAGATGGTGGCCGTTCGAATTGCGGGAGAGATGCGACGCTGCCTGAACCTAGACGTCAACTTGCGCGAGTGGACGCTGGTGTACCGCAAGGCGTCGCGCACGGCCGAGTCTCATTGCGATGCGTTTGGAGGCCGGCACTTGCTCATGGTCAAGTCCGAACTGGTGCTGTCGCTCAGCGAGCCGCTGGTGCGTCCGTTCCCCGAGGCGCTGTACGTACAGACAGCGCTCAGACACGTGAAG ATTGAAATCGTCGACAGCCTGGTTGCCCAGAATGGCCGCACACTGTTCACAACAGAGCACAATCGGGAGAAACTGCGTGCAGCCACTACAAGTCGTCGGTCGCAGCTCTACACCAACTTTGGCGTGAAAAAAGTCCACCAGCCCGGTGGGGAAGTCACGTGGCACGGCTGCAAGCGGGAAACCTCTCGTTGCTTTGGCACTGTGGTGGATGAGACACCAGATTACCTGTACAAAGGGCGCTGGACACCACCGTGTTGCCTGGAAAACTTGCGTCGCACAGCCAGACACGTGTTTGCCATACTGGAAAGGTGCAAGACCCGTTACTGGCTAGAAGGTGGTAGCCTCCTTGGTGCTGCCAGAAATCACGACATCATTCCATGGGACTACGACATTGACATTGGTGTGTATAGCGACGATGTGCAGCGCTGTGAGTGGCTGCGGAACTCTCAAAAAGGTTCTGTGATTGATGCTGACGGCTACGTGTGGGAGAAGGCTACGGAGGGAGACTTTGTTCGCGTTCAGTACAGCACTACCAATCGAGTGCATGTGGACATCTTTCCCTTTTACTCCCGAAATGGTGTCATGACTAAAGACACGTGGTTCAAGAGCCATCCACAAGACAGGGAGTTCCCAGAGCATTTTCTGAAGCCTCTATCTAGCATCCTCTTTGTAGGAGTGTTTGCATCAGCACCCAACAATATCACTCAGTTTCTGGAGTTGAAGTTTGGGAAAGGTGTTGTAGGAAAGCCCCAGTATCCAAACCCAGCCTTGTTGGCCTATCCGAAAAGCACTGGTGCTTAG